A stretch of the Thiocystis violascens DSM 198 genome encodes the following:
- a CDS encoding MFS transporter yields MTERRATIGLAAIFSTRMLGLFMLLPVFALYAHDLPGATPLLIGLAIGTYGLTQAVFQIPLGLLSDRIGRKPVIYAGLTVFLLGSVVAALADHIVWVILGRAIQGAGAIAAVTTALTADLTRDEVRTRGMAIIGTSVAFSFAAALVIGPPLARWFGIAGVFWLTALLAVAGMLVLARVVPDPERSMVHRDAQPVLDQLSGVLANPTLLRLDAAIFLLHLTMISLFVVLPLSIEGAGLDPLNHWMLYLPAVLLAILAMVPFIVLAERFGQIRPVLLGAVMVLGLSLLGFRAFHQSLWALAGLLILVFAVFNLMEAILPSLVSKVARAGARGTAMGVFSSAQFLGAFLGGLLGGWAHGSFGADAVYLLGALISLLWIALLATMAMPENLTRHVLALELPTAGDILALERRLLEVPGVREAVIAIDEGVAYLKVDRRTLDWARLQTFSVGA; encoded by the coding sequence GTGACCGAGCGCCGCGCGACCATCGGGCTGGCCGCCATCTTTTCGACCCGCATGCTGGGTCTTTTCATGCTGTTGCCGGTTTTCGCGCTCTATGCCCATGACCTGCCCGGCGCGACGCCGCTGCTGATCGGTCTGGCGATCGGCACCTATGGCCTGACGCAGGCGGTGTTTCAGATCCCGCTCGGTCTGCTGTCCGATCGCATCGGGCGCAAACCGGTGATTTATGCCGGTCTGACGGTCTTCCTGCTGGGGAGCGTCGTCGCCGCGCTGGCCGACCATATCGTCTGGGTCATCCTGGGTCGGGCGATTCAGGGCGCCGGCGCCATCGCCGCCGTGACCACCGCGCTGACCGCCGACCTGACCCGCGACGAGGTGCGCACCAGGGGCATGGCCATCATCGGCACCAGCGTCGCCTTCTCCTTCGCCGCGGCATTGGTCATCGGGCCGCCGCTGGCGCGCTGGTTCGGGATCGCGGGCGTCTTCTGGCTGACGGCGCTGCTGGCCGTGGCCGGCATGCTGGTGCTGGCCCGCGTGGTGCCGGACCCGGAGCGCTCGATGGTCCATCGCGACGCGCAACCGGTGCTGGATCAACTGTCTGGCGTCCTCGCGAATCCGACCCTGCTACGGCTCGATGCCGCGATCTTCCTGCTGCACCTGACCATGATCAGCCTCTTCGTGGTGCTGCCGCTCTCGATCGAAGGGGCTGGACTAGACCCGTTGAATCACTGGATGCTCTACCTGCCGGCGGTGCTGCTCGCGATCCTCGCCATGGTGCCCTTCATCGTGCTCGCGGAGCGGTTCGGCCAGATCCGCCCGGTGCTGCTGGGAGCGGTGATGGTTCTGGGGCTGTCGCTGCTGGGGTTCCGTGCCTTCCATCAATCGCTCTGGGCGCTGGCCGGGCTGTTGATCCTGGTGTTCGCCGTCTTCAATCTCATGGAGGCGATCCTGCCCTCGCTGGTCTCGAAAGTGGCGCGCGCCGGGGCTCGGGGAACGGCGATGGGGGTCTTTTCCAGCGCCCAGTTTCTCGGCGCCTTTCTCGGCGGTCTGCTGGGCGGCTGGGCGCACGGGAGCTTCGGCGCCGATGCCGTCTATCTGCTCGGGGCGCTGATCTCGCTGCTCTGGATCGCACTGCTGGCAACCATGGCGATGCCGGAGAATCTGACCCGTCATGTGCTCGCGCTGGAACTGCCGACGGCGGGCGACATCCTGGCTCTGGAGCGGCGTCTGCTGGAGGTGCCCGGCGTCCGGGAGGCGGTGATCGCGATCGACGAGGGCGTCGCCTATCTCAAAGTGGACAGGCGCACGCTCGATTGGGCAAGATTGCAGACGTTTTCGGTCGGTGCCTGA